ATATGTCTGGGAACAGGTCACCTGTCCGGAGGACAGGTGTGAAAAGGGAAGCCGGTGCAATACCGGCGCGGTCCCGCCACTGTGAGAGGGAGGCCCCCCGTGCGATGTCACTGGCGCGATGCCGGGAAGACGCGGAGGCGGCTCATGATCTCGAGCCAGGAGACCTGCCTGTTCTGACACTGCCAGTGTACCTACGCGGATAGGGAGGTGGTCTGCTTTGCCGTTCATGCATTGCCGTCTTGGGATGCGTCACGGCCCGAGTGAACCATGACCTTAGCCGAAAGGCTGAGGTTTTTTGCGTTCCAAGGGCGGATAAGGCATTTTTTCTGTTCCTTCCTCATAGGAAAGGAATGACAACTGAATCATGCGAACAGGTCGCCGCCCGAAGGGCAGGCGTGAAAAGGGAAGTCCGGTGCAATGCCGGCGCGGTCCCGCCACTGTAAGGGTGTGATGAGGCTCTTCCATGTCACTGGCAGCATGCTGCCGGGAAGACAGAGCCCCAGATGACCCCGAGCCAGGAGACCTGCCTGTTCGTGATCACCGGTCGAACCTACGGAGGATAGGGAGGTGATGAAGGCGAAAGGCGCATTCGCAGGCGCTTGGCGTGCTGTTCATCATTCTGCCCCCAGTCGATCGGCTGGGGGTTTTTGCATGTCCGATTCATTCCATTTGTCGACTAGGCGATTTCGATCTAACTGCGCAATTCTCGCGCAACCGCCAGCGACACACAAAAGGAGGACACACCATGTTATACCCTGGCGTCACTACCGGGATTGGAAGTCTGCCTCATGGTGATGTAGAAAGCGCCATGGCGGTCATCCGCCACTTTTGCCCGGAGCTGCCCCATTGGCCCCAACTGCATCTAAAGTATGCCGGCGACAGTCTACTGGCTGCCGCGCTATCGCCTTTGCAACGGGTAGAGCTGATCACAGGAAAAACCAACGGCTATCCGGTGATCGACACAAGAGCCGATAGCTTCCCCGATGCCTTGTCCGCTTTCTATGAGGCTTACGAGAACGAGGCGGCCTGTTGGATCCACCTCCATGAAGAGTCTCCCTTTCATATCGATCAAGATAGTTACCTGGCCTTCAAATCGACGATCACCGATGCGCCTCGCCAGTGGCCTGACGTGGCCGCCCTCCAAGGTGAGATCCTCGGCCCGCTCACGCTGGCTTTGAATGTCGTCGATGGCAAAGGGCGCGCCGTGATGCATGAGCGTCTCTTATGGGATGTTCTCTGCAAGAACTGCGCCATGAACGCCGCCTGGCAGGTCAAGGACCTGCGCAGAACGGGGCATCCCGTGCTGTTGATGATCGATGAGCCGGCGATGATCGGATTTGACGATTGTGATCAGGATTCGTTAACGGCGCATGACCTGCAAAGAGGCATGGAGGAAATCATCGTGGCCATCAAACGCATGGGCGGCCTGGCCGGCATCCATGTCTG
This genomic window from Heliomicrobium undosum contains:
- a CDS encoding uroporphyrinogen decarboxylase/cobalamine-independent methonine synthase family protein, with product MLYPGVTTGIGSLPHGDVESAMAVIRHFCPELPHWPQLHLKYAGDSLLAAALSPLQRVELITGKTNGYPVIDTRADSFPDALSAFYEAYENEAACWIHLHEESPFHIDQDSYLAFKSTITDAPRQWPDVAALQGEILGPLTLALNVVDGKGRAVMHERLLWDVLCKNCAMNAAWQVKDLRRTGHPVLLMIDEPAMIGFDDCDQDSLTAHDLQRGMEEIIVAIKRMGGLAGIHVCGPADGSILFASGADVVGFDAYRSIDTLTRHIPELIAFLERGGWLAWGIVPVTGAFAHETALSLTQRLHQQIDELTRLGVPEALLLRQTALTPACGAGSLSEEEAEAVYGRLREVSTLWGWY